In Osmerus eperlanus chromosome 17, fOsmEpe2.1, whole genome shotgun sequence, a single genomic region encodes these proteins:
- the lrrc4.1 gene encoding leucine-rich repeat-containing protein 4: MSLLGRVAVRRARKTALLCVVFLMARAWSSAPLALAGAAPAAPGPQSCPSQCSCSSQLGKVVCTRRGLTRVPLGIPPNTRHLNLMENAIDAVQADSFRNLHHLEVLQLGRNAIRKIEVGAFNGLTSLNTLELFDNRLTVVPSGAFEYLSKLRELWLRNNPIESISSNAFNRVPSLMRLDLGELRKLDFISEGAFEGLQNLKYLNLGMCNIRGEMPNLSPLKGLEELEISENVFPEIKPGSFRGLGSLKKLWVMNSQIGTIERNAFDDLTSLVELNLAHNNLSALPHDLFSPLRYLVELHLHHNPWNCGCDALWLARWLREYIPTNSTCCGRCHAPAQMRGRQLVEVGRGEGGGFQCSAPFIGDAPRDLNISAERVAELRCRTAPMSSVRWLLPNGTVLTHASGHPRISVLNDGTLNFSNVLAGDTGTYTCMVSNAAGNSNASAYLNVSAAELNTSNLSYFTTVTVEVLGPTTEMPKTKTTPNAAAAAGVAGGGGPGTTTTTALPSIFQPVFISTPTVLLQSTESPGRGKPSVVPVSKATTGRPPGTSLDEVMKTTKIIIGCFVAVTLLAAVMLIAFYKLRKRHQQRSTVAAARTVEIIAVDEEDLPPPASAANEGVLTLPEIHDHNSIHKLDYVSHKTDYGFHKPKADYITHKPKPDYAIHKPRAEYTTYKPTVDYTTNISDYNTHKSTPDFSVHRTKPDYSPFRPDYSTQKFKTDYSHSKTEYGTHPKTKPDYSPFKPDYSTHPRPRPDYTPCKPEYSTQPKPKHDYSPLKSDYSIHPKPKPDSSPFKPDYSTHPRPRPDYSPFRYEYSTQPKPKPDSHKPKLDNSTYKPASEYPPHKAGPDYSVFKTDFSSHKPDYSPFKSDYSPHNADYVNQKPKMDYSPHKADYSPQKVDYSTLKPKYNTYKPTGHGAKWTENNIGNSLPRTLPSTMTTMPEPFVIKTHTKEKVQETQI, from the coding sequence ATGAGTCTCCTTGGGCGGGTAGCTGTGCGTCGAGCCAGGAAAACCGCCCTGCTCTGTGTCGTGTTCCTGATGGCTCGGGCGTGGAGCAGCGCCCCTCTGGCCCTGGCGGGAGCGGCGCCCGCGGCCCCGGGGCCCCAGAGCTGCCCGTCGCAGTGCTCCTGCAGTAGCCAGCTGGGCAAGGTGGTGTGCACCCGGCGGGGGCTCACCCGCGTGCCTCTGGGCATCCCCCCTAACACGCGCCACCTCAACCTGATGGAAAACGCCATTGACGCGGTGCAGGCCGACTCCTTCCGCAACCTCCACCACCTGGAGGTGCTGCAGCTGGGGCGCAATGCCATCAGAAAGATCGAGGTCGGGGCCTTCAACGGCCTCACCAGCCTCAACACTCTGGAGCTATTCGACAACCGGTTGACGGTTGTCCCCAGCGGGGCCTTTGAGTACCTGTCTAAGCTGAGGGAGCTGTGGCTGAGGAACAACCCCATCGAGAGCATTTCGTCCAACGCCTTCAACCGGGTGCCCTCGCTGATGCGGCTGGACCTGGGAGAGCTGAGAAAGTTGGACTTCATCTCAGAGGGAGCGTTCGAGGGTCTGCAGAACCTCAAGTACCTCAACCTGGGCATGTGCAACATCCGTGGGGAGATGCCAAACCTCAGCCCCCTGAAAGGCCTGGAAGAGCTGGAGATTTCGGAGAACGTCTTTCCGGAAATCAAGCCTGGTTCCTTCCGAGGCCTGGGCTCGCTGAAGAAGCTGTGGGTGATGAACTCGCAGATCGGCACGATAGAACGCAACGCCTTTGACGACCTGACTTCCTTGGTGGAGCTCAACCTGGCCCACAACAACCTGAGCGCCTTACCCCATGACTTGTTCTCGCCCCTGAGGTACCTCGTGGAGCTTCACCTCCACCACAACCCCTGGAATTGCGGGTGCGACGCCCTGTGGCTGGCTCGCTGGCTGAGGGAGTACATCCCCACCAACTCCACCTGCTGTGGGCGTTGCCACGCTCCCGCCCAGATGCGGGGTCGCCAGCTGGTGGAGGTGGGCAGGGGCGAGGGAGGCGGGTTCCAGTGCTCGGCCCCGTTCATCGGCGACGCGCCGAGGGACCTGAACATTTCGGCGGAGCGAGTGGCAGAGCTGCGCTGTCGCACGGCGCCGATGTCTTCGGTGCGCTGGCTGCTGCCCAACGGGACCGTGCTCACGCACGCCTCGGGACACCCCAGGATATCAGTACTCAACGACGGCACGCTGAACTTCTCCAACGTCCTGGCAGGGGACACAGGGACCTACACCTGCATGGTGTCGAATGCGGCCGGGAACTCGAACGCCTCAGCCTACCTCAACGTGAGCGCGGCCGAGCTGAACACCTCCAACCTGAGCTACTTCACCACAGTGACGGTGGAGGTGTTGGGCCCCACCACCGAGATGCCCAAAACCAAGACCACACCCAACGCTGCGGCGGCGGCTGGagtggctggaggaggagggccagggACAACCACCACGACGGCTTTGCCCTCCATCTTCCAGCCCGTCTTCATCTCCACCCCGACCGTGCTCCTACAGAGCACCGAATCCCCGGGCCGGGGGAAGCCGTCGGTGGTGCCGGTGTCCAAGGCCACCACGGGGCGCCCACCCGGCACCAGCCTGGACGAGGTGATGAAGACCACCAAGATCATCATCGGATGCTTCGTGGCGGTCACCCTCTTGGCCGCCGTCATGCTCATCGCCTTCTACAAGCTGAGGAAGAGGCACCAGCAGAGGAGCACAGTGGCAGCCGCCCGCACGGTGGAGATCATCGCCGTGGACGAGGaagacctgcccccccctgcctcggCAGCCAACGAGGGAGTGCTCACACTGCCCGAGATCCACGACCACAACAGCATCCACAAACTGGACTACGTCAGCCACAAGACAGACTACGGCTTCCACAAGCCGAAAGCGGACTACATTACCCACAAACCCAAGCCCGATTACGCAATCCACAAGCCCAGGGCTGAATACACAACTTATAAGCCCACTGTTGACTACACTACCAACATTTCGGACTACAACACTCACAAATCCACCCCTGATTTTAGCGTTCATAGAACAAAGCCTGACTATAGTCCATTCAGACCAGACTACAGTACTCAAAAGTTTAAAACAGATTACAGCCACTCGAAAACCGAATATGGAACCCACCCGAAAACTAAACCGGACTACAGCCCATTCAAACCGGACTACAGCACTCACCCAagacccagaccagactacACCCCATGCAAACCGGAATACAGCACCCAACCAAAACCCAAACACGACTACAGTCCATTGAAATCGGACTACAGCATCCACCCAAAACCAAAACCTGACAGCAGTCCATTTAAACCAGACTACAGCACTCACCCGagacccagaccagactacAGCCCATTCAGGTATGAGTACAGCACCCAGCCCAAACCCAAACCAGACTCCCACAAACCAAAACTTGACAACAGCACTTACAAACCAGCCTCTGAATACCCCCCCCACAAGGCTGGGCCAGATTACAGCGTATTCAAGACTGATTTCAGCTCTCACAAACCGGACTACAGCCCCTTCAAGTCGGACTACAGCCCCCACAACGCAGACTACGTCAACCAGAAACCTAAAATGGATTACAGTCCTCACAAAGCGGATTACAGTCCCCAGAAGGTGGACTACAGCACCCTAAAGCCCAAATACAACACCTACAAACCGACGGGACACGGGGCCAAATGGACAGAGAACAACATTGGAAACTCCCTCCCTCGAACCTTGCCCAGCACCATGACAACCATGCCTGAGCCCTTTGTcattaaaacacacaccaaGGAGAAGGTACAGGAGACTCAGATATAG